A region from the Coffea eugenioides isolate CCC68of chromosome 9, Ceug_1.0, whole genome shotgun sequence genome encodes:
- the LOC113782469 gene encoding uncharacterized protein LOC113782469, whose product MDKTWMKISNRKDKAYELGVKNFLKFAYSQKVENQKIPCPCTQCNNFCNQTKTVVEDHLLTQGIRKSYTRWIHHGEQFRHQNCGDSTKHGDGEEDSDTEDLNDMLHDIGTAQWGDNWAGREESTDDSLNANHSDTNNFLKLLEDAKKELYPGNHFYSKLSFVVTLLHLKTMSGWTIKSFNALLEIFSHALPPEATVPKSFADAKKLIRDLGFKSEKIHACVNDCVLFRKENENFDTCPNLNCKEPRYKMAGSRVPRKVLRYFPLKPRLQRLYTHKEIASDMRWHKEKCVHDDNIMRHPADSEAWKHFDRLHPDFAVDPRNVRLGLATDGFNPFGTMISAYSIWPIYLVPYNLPPWKCMRDPFFFLSMLIPGPKSPGNEIDVYMEPLIDELNEMWLGVETYDAYSGKKFDLRAALLWTINDFPAYAMLSGWSTKRYQACPICMVETTCVHLPHRKKLCYTGHRRFLPIDHSWRREKKPFDGNVDFRNPVAPLSGNEILDQVQNMEVNFGKTKAQSNAKKRKRSESGLNWTKKSCFFELPYWADLLLRHNLDLMHVSKNVSEAVIATIMDIENKTKDHWLCRQDLKDLGLKKELHLIPNGDSYIMPHACYSLTKEEKKKVCEFLNSVKYPDGFASNICRCIKNGQFQISGMKSHDFHIFIQRLLPLAIRGSLTKEVRQVLFELSEFFKKLCARTLHREVLEELGQKIAVILCKLERLFPPAFFDIMMHLMVHLPAEAILGGPAQYRWMFPFER is encoded by the coding sequence ATGGATAAAACTTGGATGAAGATTAGCAATAGGAAGGACAAGGCTTATGAACTCGGAGTCAAAAATTTCCTCAAGTTTGCATATTCtcaaaaagttgaaaatcaGAAAATCCCATGCCCATGTACACAATGCAATAATTTTTGTAACCAAACTAAAACAGTTGTGGAGGATCACTTATTGACTCAAGGCATTCGTAAAAGCTACACAAGATGGATACACCATGGGGAACAATTTCGACACCAAAATTGTGGGGATAGTACTAAACATGGGGATGGAGAGGAGGATAGTGATACTGAAGATTTAAATGACATGTTGCACGATATTGGGACAGCACAATGGGGGGACAATTGGGCTGGTAGGGAAGAATCAACGGATGATAGTCTAAATGCGAATCATAGTGACACAAATAACTTTCTTAAATTGTTAGAAGATGCAAAAAAGGAGCTGTATCCAGGGAATCATTTTTACTCAAAGTTATCCTTTGTAGTCACTTTGCTCCATTTGAAAACAATGAGCGGGTGGACCATAAAGTCCTTCAATgcattgctggaaatttttagCCATGCACTACCTCCTGAAGCCACAGTTCCCAAGTCTTTTGCTGATGCTAAGAAGCTCATTCGAGACTTAGGTTTTAAATCTGAAAAAATCCATGCTTGTGTCAATGATTGTGTTCTCTTCCgcaaggaaaatgaaaattttgacacTTGTCCAAATCTAAATTGTAAAGAACCTCGCTACAAGATGGCAGGTTCAAGAGTTCCACGCAAAGTTTTGCGTTACTTTCCTTTGAAACCTAGGCTGCAACGATTATATACCCACAAAGAAATAGCTTCAGATATGAGATGGCATAAAGAAAAGTGTGTGCATGATGATAACATCATGCGGCATCCAGCAGACAGTGAAGCATGGAAACACTTTGATAGGTTGCATCCGGACTTTGCCGTTGATCCTAGAAATGTGAGGTTAGGTCTTGCAACTGATGGTTTCAATCCTTTTGGGACCATGATTAGTGCTTATAGCATCTGGCCTATTTATCTAGTGCCATACAATCTGCCCCCTTGGAAGTGTATGAGagatcctttctttttcctatcAATGCTAATTCCTGGGCCTAAATCCCCGGGAAATGAGATTGATGTTTACATGGAGCCTCTAATAGATGAACTGAATGAAATGTGGCTTGGTGTTGAAACATATGATGCATATAGTGGCAAGAAATTTGACCTCCGGGCAGCTTTACTATGGACTATAAATGATTTTCCAGCTTATGCAATGCTGTCCGGATGGAGTACGAAAAGGTATCAAGCATGTCCTATTTGCATGGTTGAGACAACTTGCGTACATTTACCACACCGAAAAAAGTTGTGTTACACAGGTCATCGCCGCTTCTTACCCATTGACCATTCTTGGCGGCGAGAAAAAAAACCTTTCGATGGCAATGTGGACTTTAGGAATCCTGTTGCACCTTTATctggaaatgaaattttggatcaGGTACAAAATATGGAGGTAAATTTTGGGAAGACCAAGGCGCAATCCAATGCAAAGAAACGCAAGCGTTCTGAGAGTGGTTTGAACTGGACAAAGAAAAGTTGTTTCTTTGAGTTACCATATTGGGCAGACCTCCTTCTTAGGCATAATTTGGATTTAATGCATGTGTCAAAAAATGTCTCAGAGGCTGTCATTGCCACAATTATGGATATTGAAAACAAAACCAAAGACCACTGGTTGTGTCGTCAAGATTTGAAGGATTTGGGTTTGAAAAAAGAGCTACATTTGATTCCAAATGGCGACTCTTATATCATGCCACATGCCTGTTACAGCCTAACCaaggaggagaaaaaaaaagtatgtgAGTTCTTGAATTCTGTCAAATATCCAGATGGGTTTGCCTCAAACATTTGCCGATGTATAAAGAATGGCCAGTTTCAAATTTCTGGAATGAAAAGTCATGACTTCCACATTTTTATACAAAGGCTACTCCCACTTGCAATCCGtggaagtttaacaaaagaagTTCGGCAAGTGCTATTCGAGTTAAGTGAATTCTTCAAAAAATTATGTGCTAGAACATTACATAGAGAGGTTCTGGAGGAGTTAGGCCAAAAAATTGCAGTCATCTTATGTAAATTAGAGAGGTTGTTCCCTCCAGCTTTCTTCGATATAATGATGCACTTGATGGTTCACTTGCCTGCTGAAGCTATCCTTGGCGGTCCAGCTCAATATCGTTGGATGTTCCCATTTGAGAGGTAG